TCTCGCCACCATAACGAGACATCTCTGTTCGCACCTCTcgtatctgaaaaaaaaaaagatggatTGGTTAATTACACACAGTTCTACAATGAATTTATTACACATGCTGTATCTAGTCAGAAACAAAAGATTGCCGAATTCTCACCTGCCCTCTCCTACGAATCTTGGCTTTTCGGAATTTCATACGGTGCTTAACTCTTGGGTTTCTCAGTTCCTTTTTCTTGTGAGGTGTCAAGCCCTTGTTCTTCTCAATCTGTTCAACGGAAAATCATTCCTTCATTGTCAAACATTCATCAAAAGTAAAAGGATACTACGAatttccatttttttgttttgacacCATCTTTATCTCTCGTATTATTGCTTGATATTGCTGCATCAGctgttttgatttgatttgtGTGCATTGTGACTTCACTGGAAAGCTTCATGGGGATCGTCGCGTGCAAGACTTCATCTGCACTAGAGTCTGAATTAGGTGACAAGATTGAGAATTAATGCACTTTGTAATTCGCCTGTCCATGAAAGTGCCGAGCTAGAGTTTAAGAGATGCTGGACCATTAATGTATTTGTAGAATTTGTGACTTTTTCTCATGTGTGTGTGCCTGTCAGAACAGTCAAACACTGAACTTGAGACACAAATGTGAGCCGTGAATCTAGTCAACAAATGGACATCCAGCTgagtatttgttttgtaaaattcCGTGCACttttgtgtatatgtttatgatatgGGTTTGATTAGATTTGTAAAAGTTTTGGATTGTTTTCACTGGTGTTATTctgtgttgattaaatattgccTTATGAAGTCAGCAAGCTATAAATAGATGTGTATTCAGCACACATTTCAGTCTGTTTTACATACCTGGTATGTAATAGCTCTCTTTCCTCCCTCTCCATCTTCCTCTTCCTGTTCTTCCATTAAAGCATTTTCCTCCTTATCTTCTTCATCTTCCCTACAAGGTATTTTATTATATCATCCCTTCTAATTGATAACAGAAAATTTCTAACAAGGACAGTTTTTGATACTAAAATATCCTTCATGTTCTCGCGCCTTGTATCCGAGGTAAGTAATTGTGGTCATTAAGCATTTattcataatattttgtataaGATAAGATGTTCATAAAAACTAAAGGTTCTATAATGCATATAATATCAGTCACTGTAAACAGGATTTTCTTACAGCATCATGAGTGATGGACAGAATTTACCCATGCAAGACAGCCATGTGATATATTTCTGTCTCACACTACCATAATAATTATGATAGATTATGACATCAAAGAATTCTATACTTAATGAGGCAGAGCATTGTAAAGTATTGATTTGTCTTCTTCAAATTTTTATGTAAAGGAGGTATACTAACACTAAAGATAGGATGTACCCTATgtttaatgataatttaaaaGTTGGAAGTTTCAAACCTAccttattttgcaaaaaaaattacaattttgtgcacaattacaaaacaaataaaataaaaaaaaactctaGGACTTGAGCTCACAATCTTAAGATACACAGCCTTACCTGCCTAATCCACTGAGTTAATCAGATAACAAGAAAAGTCAAAAGGATAAGGAATATATGACCTGTATTTAAGGATTTGTGACAATGTGTTCTTCCTCTAAAACAAAGTTTTCAAGGAAAATCTTGCCACTTTCAGTCTATATATATTGTGTGAATCATTTTTTGGCATGCTCTTTCTGAATGTgtgaaatagttttttttttatttatattcaaataaagattttaaataatgaattgtCTCAAAACTTTAAATTGTTGAGATattgtgagaaaaataatcctccATTATTTACTCATATAGGATTAAGAAATTCCACTGAGGGGACAAGACCACAGTACAGGACTCTGCAAAGTCTCCTCCTAAACTATGAATTCTGTGCAAAAGCTCTTACTCTTCATTTTCATCCTCAGATATTCGGCCCTTCTTCATCATATCATAGTAAGCCAAAGCTGCTTTTTCATCTTCTGTCTCATATCGATGATTATCTTGTTTACTTCGCtgaaattcaattaaaatatatagatatgggAAAAACAAAGATGACGTTATGCAGAATCTCATTCTCTCTATTTGACAGTCTTAGTGTGATAAAAACCTTATTTGGAACCTCCTCTTCACTGTCTTCTGAGCTAGAAATTTCCCCAATCCTCTTCCTCTCTTCCACCTTCTTCCTCAATGTCTTCATGCTTTTCCTCCTGCAAAATTTAAATCCATATATAAAAGCTGTAACACACAATTCCCGTTAAAATGCACTTTTTATAAAATTGCTGCTATAAAGAATATGATTTCAGTGTTAACTATGACATCACTGCTGTGAAACTGATATAAGACCATGATAAGGCATCAAGATTTCAGTACCTGATAAATGTGGAAGATTGTTTTGATTCTTCTTCCAGCAAAATTTCTTCCCCATTTTTTATCTTTGTCACaatgttttgaatttcattCTGTAACTGAGCGTCTGCTGGCTCCAACTGCTTCATCAACTAAAAATCCCAAAACAATTTGCAATGAGGATGTTGCACTTACATGGAATCAGGAATAACATATAACAGCCAGTCAAAGTGTTTAGTACATGTTTATCCACTGCATTCCATTTGGTTTGCAAAATCGTACATCGTCACaatttataaaaaaatgtttgccTGGACTTGTCATGGAAGGAGTGGAGCCTCCTTCCTGTAAACCAATGTTTATTCATAACTACATTCATTTGCATTGCCTATAGAAATAATTGGTTCATTCACAAGAAAGGGGTCTGGTGTAATTTTCTtgcatatgaataaaagttgtttTACAGGCACTACATGAAATTTCAGCACTCATTTAGTAtgcttttaatgtttaaaatgctttCAGAAATACTTCCCTCAcataagaagaaaatatttctatacaGGAAGTAGAACCAAGACAATATCAATtaccaactttttttttttttttcttttttttttttacgttaaaCAGTAACAAAACCTTTTATAAACCGACAACCATATAATAAAAtttgtgtgtgtctgtgtgttgaGTTCAAGTATTTCTTACATTTCGGTACTGCACAAGTCTTTTAATGACAGGGTGATTTTGGACTGGGACATGCTTGGCCTTTAGCATCATGTAGAAACTGATGTTGGTACAATAACTGAAAAAGAGCACAAGGAATTTATTTGGATATCACTTTCCAATTCAATTCATTCAGGACTTCTATTATGCAACTGGGTCTTCAAATGTCAGATGCATCAACATACAGGTATTAAGCATTGCCATTGCTTTCTATCCAAGGTTGTAGATTCATATCTGTTtaagaaaaaaacaaccaaaaactCCAGCTTACTTGAGACTGAGTTGAAGTTTACACTGAATGTAGTCTGCTGTTTTTCCTGAGATTTTGCCGCTTTTTACAAGTCTCAATAGAGGAACAAACACATCTTTAGCCTCTGTCATCTATTCATAAAACACAgataattttatcaatacataaTTCTCTAAGTGATGATTTACCCATGTACAATTTTATATAGAAAATGTATGATCAAGTGTACGGAAATATTTAGGTCATTTGCTTACCActgttttaaaatcttcaatcAAAGGTAACATTTCAGGAGACTCTTTCTTTAAAagctaaatgaaaaaaaaacaccattgtTTCAAAATTCtatgcaaatataaaataagTAATCTTTCACAATTTGATGTTGGAGTGAAGTTAATcaatcaaatataaaatttcagaagactttttctttaaaagaaaaaaaccaaagcAAACTATTGTTTCAGAATTCtatccaaatataaaataagtaATCTGTCACAATGTGAAGTTGAAGTGAAGATTCACCTGTAGTTTTTCCTTCTTCGAAAGTTTTGACAAATCCTTTTTAATCTTGCCATCACTGGGTTCCTCCTCACTGACCTTCTCTTTTTTCTGTGTGGGGTAAGGTATCAACAGTCACACTATCAACATTAAACCAATCAAAAATAATGTCCATTGTTCAACATGGAAACCACAAATCCTTACCTTGAATATGTCTAAACCAAAATCCATGTCGTCTAGCTCAGCTGCCATTCTTTTCTGTAGATTCAGTGCCTCCCTCTCTTCAAGTACTGCTGCCCCCTCTTCCTCTTCTGAGCCACTGAGATCTTATGACATATACAAGGGATGATTGAAAAGTTTTGAGACTAACACCACAATAAAATGTGCAAGCTACAAGTACATTTATCAAAGGACAATGTGCAACAATAGCCATTTCTGGCTCTAAGATTTAAACAGGCTTCAGTTAATGTGAAATTCAGTAATTTCCATATTGAAATAAGACtgaaacaaaaaaatatggTCCCAAACTCTGATTTTTATATAGgattatgatgtcataaagCTGGGTATTTCTACAATCTCCATCAGAgttgtttaaaatgacaatatTTGAGGCAGTACGGGTTTCACACCTTGAAATCATATTACAAACCTATTTTCACACATTTGCAACATTAAGAAAGTACtcaaattgatattgatttatacaGAGCTAGCTCCCACACTTTCTAAAGCCATAAAgctttaatgaaaataaaatgatctTTCGCCTGTCAAGAGAGAAAATGGTGGGAAATTCATATTCATGATGTCAGACACAATAAATTCAGGATACAATGCTAACATTATAATTAGTTTTATATACCTATATATGCATCTTTACCTATATATGCAAAAGTATGTTATCTAAGCAGTTTTAAATTACCACCAGAATTAGGGCCAAATAAACCACTGTCATGAAATATGAACAGTTGCAGGTATTACAATAAAGTTTAGGCCTATACAATTTATAATTACATGAACATCAATTGGTGCTATATTTGTTTTGACTGGATGATATCATGCTGTCTTATATCATAGCTTAACATTGAGTTTAGAACTTCAGATGAAATCAAATATTGACTGGAATGGACATTCTATTgctttttttataattttaaatcataattttttatgCTATTAACTCTACACAACTGCTAATGAACTATACACCCTAATTGTTCAGAAATATTACGGATACAGAAGATCAATAATTCTTGTCAGAGGCAACTTATTTGAGGAATGCTAGATAGTATTGATGTAAAATGCTGTGGTGGATTATGCCAATCCAAGAATGCAATGGTTTTCTTTTAACTCAGAAAACACTTTTGGAgattcaaattttgtttgagaatgaataagaaaaacaaattgcATAAATCTCCCCACATTATGTTAACAAATTATAGCTTAATAGTGGACCataatatgtaaaatatttgctTACCTATATCATCATCACTAATATCTGCTCCATAGTATTTAGACCTTTTTTTGCCCCATGCCTTCATATCTGGAAGACCTAAAAGCAGAATATCAATATTACATAATTACTTATACACTCTTAACCATTTCATATTCCAATCCTTTACATATATCTCACCCTTAATTTCTGCACAATTTCAGATTCCAATCTTTCTCATATATCTCTCCCTTTCACTCTGCAGTGCCTTTACATATATCTCATCCTTTCACCCTGCATTGCCTTTAGTTTACATATATCTCTCCCTTTCCCTCTACATTGCCTCTACATATATCTCACCCTTTTCCACATCTTCTTCTATATCACTCCCCATTTCATCTTTCTTCTTGTGTAGTTTTATGTTTCTCAGCTGTTTTTTGTAGTTTTGAATTTCTTCATCACTCAGCAAATCGTCATCACCCACTCCCAAACCAAGAACTTCTTCCTACATATTGTACACAACTTCTTTAATGTTCATTTTCTTGAGGTTTGTTCTTTAAGAATGTTGCACAAGCCTTTATATTCTTTCTGAGCTTTACACAGAAAACTGTGCATGTGCTAAAAGCTGATTGTTGTGGCTATTGACTTATTTTCATGGTATTCTGCAATACCGACTTATGCATGTACTTACATCACTGTCTGATGAATACTCCTCATCATTTTTCAGCCCTTTATCGAATAGTATCTGCAGTCGAAATGAAAGACACGTTTAAGCAGGTATTATGCACAAACTGATATTCAAACTTTAAATCTGACCCAATTCGTACAAGACCAAGCCATAGGCTCATCTCAATAATAAGTGCTGttgatcaaaatatttatttgcatTCTATCAACTACCTATGCACCAGATGTAATGTCTAATTGTCTTTAGGTTAATGCAATACAAGCTATCATAACTGAtggtaaaaacattgaaaaataagtaaaaatattgaaaaataaaagaacaaatagaaGTACTATATGTTGTTGGATATATATAAATAACCTCATTAAATGAAGAGtggatctgaagcaataaactcatcaaatcaacagaaaatgtcgattcatgaattaTTGTCTTCCACATTCCCTTAAAAAAATCCTTGAAGTGGACACGAATCATATCATTCCTGCAACTGATGAAGATCTTCCATCATTTCAACCAATACCTTGTCTTTTTGAGCGTGGAACTGATCAACTGCATCATGGAAGTAATCATCCTGAGTCGGATCAGGCACGTCTTCCCctgcatattttctttcatcatcAGAATCATATTCAATAACATTCACCTGCTTCCTCTTCTTAGGTCTAAAAGTTTTAGTAAAAACAAGTAAAGACAAAGcaatatttcaagaaatcttTAAGCTTAGCGAATAATTGAAACAGGAAATTATATCGAACAGTAAccttttaggcatgttttagaTTAATCTGTGATTCAATATGCCACTAAGTCTCAACTCATTTACAAACTACTCGTGTGTCCGTGTGGTTAATGTTACCTTCAACACGAAAGAGTTCCATTCACGCATACGTCCCGAACCCGATCATATAAACAACCTACAAACTGTACATCGTTGGACGAATTAAAGTGTAGTACCAAcgtaaattgaaataaaaatgaaagatcTTCCATTAGGACAACGTTGGCTATAACAATTCAATCTTTCGaaatcaaggggggggggggggggggggggggggtaaattaTCTTCTGTAGTTGAAAAACCCATCTATTTGAGTTTTTTACTTTAAGTAGAGAAACTTTCAAAATTAGATTGTCTCTTTCGCGTTTTTTAACAACTGTTTAAAATTGGCCAAAACTTTGCGTTTTGTTTTCATGAGTCAATGACAGATTTTCTTCGACATACTAGTACCtagtataataaaacaagaataaaacCGGCTTAAtctgtatttcattttaaagttGTTCTCCCTATTCTAGTTTTTGatgaataaaacaaatacagaTCAAAGGTGTGCTCTTTTTCATGTGTTCCATTTAAGCTCTAGACTCTCGGCTAGTTAACATTTGTCATAATTTTGCCCTCTCCTAAAAGAAAGTTATTTTGGAAATCATCATCATCGGCATTTTGATTAACGTGTAGGATTAGGTGCATCTTCCACAGCAGTGGGCTCCCTTCCAGGTAACTGGCTtgctgcacgcatggcagacCTAACATTTGACTTCCAGGCATCTCTGTCCAATGAGTTAACATCACGGAGTCCCCACTCACACTGGTCTTTTTCTAATGTCCCATTTTTTCTACCTGTTCATATTGAAAACACCCCCACCCTCCAAATGTTTGGGAAACACTATGCCGAAAAGCATAATCAAGTTCAGTTGTGGCAAAAATAAACCTTGGTCAGTTAAATAGTTTGACCAAGACCTTTCAGTTAACCTCATATGAAGTAGACTCTTCTATAATCCAAAATATAAGACCATGACAAGGCAAACAACTTTTGATTcaaacacccacccaccccaaaaAAAGAGTTTAGAACAAGAAGTagatttataatttatttttaaaatattcataatacTTTTCTGTCTAAGGAAAATGTACCTGATTTCATTCATGACAACATAGTAGAACATGTAGTAATTATTCACAGATGTGCaataatcaaataaaactaGTCTCCTATATATAACAAATTCAGagtacttttttttcttctttatttcaCATTGAAGTTGATGTAATTCATCATCTGTTCATGTAACAGGAGTATAATGACAGAATACAAAGCAACCCAGAAAATCGGTCAAAATACCTACACATATATCAGTAATTATAGTGCTAGTACCTACACATGTAACATACTTTATAGTGAGCACTATGTCTCAGTTGTTTACATCTGAAATACACATTCTCTCATTATCCTGAATCCAGCATGCATCATATACTTCACACTATAAATAACACTAATGTTGAACAAACAaaagttgaaaataaatctCCATCAAGGCTCTTAACTCCTACATCTGCTTGATCAATGAGTACACATGTCTCCTGCTTTAAAACTCAATGTCTTTCAACAAACAAATAACCAAAGACTGAATTGTTGTTGAAGCAAAAATGATATAGAAGAGGTCTTCACTTTGTCCAACTGACTTTCGGAATATCAAAATGTTCTGTTAAGTTGTCAAGCTGTCTGTTGAAGCCCTATAAAAGAAAAGTTTCATTTAGTGAGACATTACAACAAGCAGGCATTCACCGGCATGTTCAGTTCCATATAAACCTGCATATTcatcattgtacatataaactCTTATAATAGATTCTTACAAagttaattgtaataataagaGTTTATTATTCACTGAAGGTTTTAATTTCTATAGTTTGAGTTACCACAGTATAAGTATTATCTCACTTGAAATTTATGCATAACATACATCTTCTCACAAATGGAAAATAGGACTTCGGTCATGGATTTTATGACATTTGCTATTAAAATATGACAAGCATTTTAAGAGTATTGCTAAAGCAATATATGTCATCTTAACATCTCTCCTCCCCCAACTCTGCTGAAAATGCTTTTCACTGTAAAGGaccataatttttgaaaaagtggACCAAAGaggaaagaagatttttaaacaattttccTATATAATCCATACGTGCTCTCCATCTAATTTCGTAAATGATGAAATAGAATGATACATCTATATAGGTCTACCCCTTTATACTATAAAATCAACAAGGCTTGCAACTTCCTGTCCGTTTGGATTTTGCCTGAAACCTCTTATTGACTTACTTTAAAAGTTTCTCAAGTTAGTTAAGCTGTTCATCAACATTAGGTACcctaacttattgaaataaagtACTTGGAAGCAATAATCTAGCATATTCCGccacattttttttaacatttctcCTCCGACACTCTTCTGATCTTGGCCATTGTGTTGACATATCATTTACCTATGATATAATCCTATACAGCGTATaaattttttaacttcttttgtGTGGTTCCACACTAGCCCTAGGTGTCATGGCATGAAAAACGCCAGGAGGATGCATGCATATTACATAGGTActtccaatttaatttttaaaaagacagaCCTGTGTAAAGGAAATCTTTAGTCTCTCTGGATTTACTTATATAGGTGACTAAAAATCTGCTTAGCCTTCCAAAAAATTTGCAGACTTTAATCAGAGACATAAGTGATAAGCAACTCCTATGTCGGCATGTTTACCGCTTAAAATATGTGAAGGTCACACCTATAAATCGTTAATTCCTATTTAATGGTTTGATATATTGATgctgatttaagtttatttcatTCCTATCATAAATTGGAATCGAACGTattaagttttgaaatgatttgatcaACAAATATACTATTAACGAAAAAGTAGGCAAATCGTAAACATTTCCTGAAATCTCGCAAAATTTTCTGAGCTtggatcatacatgtatgttgcttTTTGAAACTTCACTTTCATTATACTTTGAAGTGAAACATCTGAAAATATTGTATCCTGAATGTTTTAGTGATAGGATTTGGAAGGTTTGAACTTGATATCTTTCATTCTTAAGTCGGTATACACAATTTAAATCAGGATGTGCATTTTTACTGAAAAACAGGGGACCGCGAGATAATACGAGACTTGAGGAAGTTGCTAATCTCTGTTATATAGGCTATGTCTCTGCTTTAATGGATCCATTTGTGGAATCTGTATGTGAGATAGCAGTAGTGCATTGTAATACTACTGTAgatccagaaaaaaatcttaaaggAGGTATACTTTACCAGAATTCTTTCCTTGTGGGTCTGGCTGGCTTTTTCAATGATCTCAGCTGCCttctacaatatatatataaaaaaatatatttttttatgccTCATTAGTACATTTAGAGAAAAGTAATCAAAGAATTTTCTTCAACCTTGATGCATTTGTTctgagggttttttttcaatttgtgtACACTTAatgtatatctataaatgaatataattttatattgcAGAGTAAATCTACTTGGAAAGGAATTCATATGACACACTGTACTAGACACAGGTAGAACCTAAAGGTCCTATCCTATGAACTCAAGTTGCATACATTAAGTAACTTCTAAGCATTAAACCCACCCTCTTTTCCCTTGCTTTATCAGCAGCTATTTCTGCCTTGGTTCTAATGTCTCTCACTTCCTTCTGAGGTTTCTCTCCATCATCAGTATTTTTTGAATGTGATGATATTTGCTCAAAGACTTTCTTTGCATCTCTTTCTTTATCCTTTTTCTTCTTTCTATAAAAAATACCATCAAGTAGAAACATACATTCATATAAATTGTACATTAAATAACTGTCCCTCAAGGTTTAGTGTTACTTTTGCTCAAATTTTTGCTGGCTTGTCTCTACAGAGTGGACTGTTTTGTAACTGATTTGACATGTTCACTATAAATGCTGGCAATCATGACATTGAAGATgtgaatttcaaacatttcactTTGCAAGGAATCAAAAGCTGTAAATAATGAGAACATAGAAAAGTGACACTAAATCTGGACTGGCAGTAATACTAGTGAGTGAATTCATCTAAGCTAACCTATGCCAATAATCAAAAAAGTTTTGTCTGTCATCTGTCCTAATATGTTCACATTCTTCTCTAAAAAGCCAAAGTCTAGCCTCAAGATCATAAACCAAGAATTAGGCTCAAGTCTGAATTTTGAATCTAACTaacttgaaataattttcataaacaaataaaatttgtagtatatgtttgcattcaatttttttaaataaacctGGCAGCAGCTTTTTAAAACATCTGTCCGAGATAAATTTTAAGACAGCAGGTAAACAACATTTTCACTAAGCCTCGAGACCTGTTGTCACCAGGCATGACACAAATGTTTCTTGTATCCATCTGTTTTGTTTGAAAGAAAATCATTGTTCTTTACCATGAGTAATTTAATTTCGCTTgcaaaatttcatacaatttcATTTGACTTTAAAAACATTCTTTGTATAGTATAAACTAAGTTGTTGTTCTGTCACTTCTTGACATCCAAGAAATAATGTCACAATACATTTGGCTCTtttgtttccattttgttgTTACTACATTACTGATCCACATCATAATTACGATTTTCTTCAGAATTATTAATCaaattacaatgtacataaaatgcattttcctaaataaaatgataagaaatgaaagtagattttACTACGTATTACTatataaagtaagttgggaGAGTTTACACTCTTCAGTAAACTGACCCATCTTCTCTATATTGTATGAAATgagaaattactttcattccttaatTTGAGCAATACTGGAAATGACTATATTATACCTGTCACCAGAAAAATAaaccaaaatagttttgaaCCCAAAAATGAAATCCACCCATAGACAATTTTATAGAACTTTAAAAACTTCATTTTAGATTTTAGAGTTTTCAAATCCATTCTTATTCaacagctaaaaaaaaaaaatgctgttTACCTGAAGCAGTAAACATCTGAAAACAGATTAgtacttttattttttgatataaaGAAAAGCAAGATGTGATAAAATGTTTCAAGATATTGTGAAGGAAAATTAACCAGTTCTTAATCTGCTAAATTTAATTCATTCAATTTGAAGTATAAAAAGGAACATATATTCAAAATGTCTTTCATTAACTTCCTTAATTCACAAATTGATACAGAAGTTGGTCATTGTTTACATGATTATACAGTCGGACTGATTTAATGATCATAATCACTGATAGGCCTAATGGTTTTACATTTCTAGTAGGCCTAACTAGACCTATCATGTTTTCGTTTAATCTAAACTGAATAATCGGAGGACATTGTCCACTATTGAATCCTTTTTATCAATATTACACAAATTGTGAATATTTACTTCTTTATCTTGTGATCAGAAACACCCTTAAGTTTTAGTGATCCTCTCTGTACTGCATCATACTCCGACATATTGGGAAAATGTAAATAACGCAACCGGAAGTTATATCCAAACTACTCGATAAATTTATCTTCATTCCAGCTTTCAAAAACGTTTTTGCCCCCTCGgccaaatgataattttttatgcaCTTTTATAAATCTTTTATTTGTTAAGATATGATTCTTgcgttgttttattttaattcatttttttaatcagGTTTTCGAATGGATGTAGATCTACTATATCATTAAATTTATCGAGTAGTTTTGTATTTAGTGTTGCATGGCGGCATCCATGAACAGGTGATTGTGGTGTCTTCAACTTTTCAGAGTTTGGTGAATGGCTTCAATGAGACAGGCTTGAAATCCGCATGCGAGTGTGATGATGAAGACAAGCTTATCTTGTAAACTGACTGGATGCAGATGACAGGTAGTCAGTCTGAAGTTAAGGAGTCGAGATGAGGACACTTCTGGAGTATGAGAGTCAGATTTTCTTGGATGCATTCCATGAAGATGGATTACTTGTCATGGCTAAGtttgtataaaattatatagAATAGCCTTTTtaactgatatttttttaaatctggaTTGTGAAATTAGTGATGTATGATATCACTTATTCTCTTTATAGAAGTGGACAGGCTGGATGTAGACTGTGGTCACTGTACCTCAGTCCGctcacaggagtttgaaattttatcaagtCAATAAAAtgcacttgattgaccaagccatgcgCTATGCGTAAGCATATGCTATGCTTacgcatagctcatggcttggtcaatcaagtgcaTTTTATTGACGttctattgataaaatatcaAACTCCTGTGGCGGCCCACTAGCTTCTCTAAAGGGAATAGATATCACTAAGCCCTGGTATATTACACATGATCAAgaaatgtaattttcaatagtaaatttcatgtaaaactaCTGTTTTAAAAGCGATTAAACTCTTAATTCATTTCTGGTAcaaatttctttgaaaactgtacaattgaattgtaaatcaaatgttACATAGTTTTTCACAGTTGTCACTTTACCTGTGTCTAAAGTTTATTGTGTTAGTGAAAATGATGAAACTGGTGAATTACAATCTAGTGAAAGTTCCTGCTAGATGTATTTGATTACAGTAAATTTATTGTATCATCA
This genomic window from Ostrea edulis chromosome 4, xbOstEdul1.1, whole genome shotgun sequence contains:
- the LOC125669287 gene encoding something about silencing protein 10-like; the encoded protein is MPKRPKKRKQVNVIEYDSDDERKYAGEDVPDPTQDDYFHDAVDQFHAQKDKILFDKGLKNDEEYSSDSDEEVLGLGVGDDDLLSDEEIQNYKKQLRNIKLHKKKDEMGSDIEEDVEKGLPDMKAWGKKRSKYYGADISDDDIDLSGSEEEEGAAVLEEREALNLQKRMAAELDDMDFGLDIFKKKEKVSEEEPSDGKIKKDLSKLSKKEKLQLLKKESPEMLPLIEDFKTVMTEAKDVFVPLLRLVKSGKISGKTADYIQCKLQLSLNYCTNISFYMMLKAKHVPVQNHPVIKRLVQYRNLMKQLEPADAQLQNEIQNIVTKIKNGEEILLEEESKQSSTFIRRKSMKTLRKKVEERKRIGEISSSEDSEEEVPNKRSKQDNHRYETEDEKAALAYYDMMKKGRISEDENEEEDEEDKEENALMEEQEEEDGEGGKRAITYQIEKNKGLTPHKKKELRNPRVKHRMKFRKAKIRRRGQIREVRTEMSRYGGEISGIRSGIKRGIKMKV
- the LOC125669301 gene encoding protein FAM32A-like, whose product is MSEYDAVQRGSLKLKGVSDHKIKKKKKKDKERDAKKVFEQISSHSKNTDDGEKPQKEVRDIRTKAEIAADKAREKRKAAEIIEKASQTHKERILGFNRQLDNLTEHFDIPKVSWTK